In one window of Posidoniimonas corsicana DNA:
- a CDS encoding PilN domain-containing protein — translation MTPSKVNLVPVALVRRCEHVSQLRKWAPVWLGVAALLTAAQLLLLSRIEDAHTTLSDLRQRVRPLHALVERTATLEGKSATLTRSINRRLLLEQSDVPLAMLHTVAFACQPHGVRLESFRLEDASSSAQPDQPGSRSAPGKHIVLKGSAESDVTVSKFISELRGRGLFSSVLLESTQDNAGAAALARTFQLRCEWNVSAPTTPTAGGR, via the coding sequence ATGACGCCTTCGAAGGTGAACCTGGTGCCCGTGGCGCTGGTCCGCAGGTGCGAACACGTTAGCCAACTCCGCAAATGGGCCCCCGTGTGGCTTGGTGTCGCCGCTCTCCTGACGGCGGCGCAGCTTCTCCTGCTGTCCCGGATCGAGGACGCCCACACAACTCTTTCCGATCTGCGTCAGCGCGTGCGTCCGCTGCACGCGTTGGTCGAGCGGACAGCGACGCTGGAGGGCAAGTCGGCCACGCTCACGCGGTCGATCAACCGACGCCTGTTGCTCGAACAGTCCGACGTGCCGCTAGCGATGCTGCACACGGTCGCCTTCGCCTGCCAGCCGCACGGAGTCCGGCTCGAATCTTTCCGCTTGGAGGACGCCTCTTCGTCGGCTCAGCCCGACCAACCCGGCAGCCGATCCGCGCCGGGCAAGCACATCGTCCTCAAGGGGTCGGCCGAGTCGGACGTGACCGTGTCGAAGTTCATCAGCGAGCTGCGCGGGCGCGGCCTGTTTTCCAGCGTGCTGTTGGAGTCAACCCAGGACAACGCCGGAGCCGCCGCCCTCGCGCGCACCTTCCAGCTGCGCTGCGAGTGGAATGTGTCCGCCCCCACAACCCCAACCGCAGGCGGCCGATAG
- a CDS encoding class I SAM-dependent methyltransferase gives MIDCPGVKKQVIRRHYNVSTLFYRLLWGRHIHHGYWVTGDESPALAQDQLTDALADAAGVAEGASLIDVGCGMGGSSRRLAKLRGCDATGVTISSFQKRWATMAAWREGLSGKTRFLCADAESVDFPAGSVDLVWSVECTEHLFDKPAFFRRAAGWVRPGGTMAICAWLAGPDLTEEQRKLVYEVCEGMFCPSLGTSDDYQQWMTDAGLEMVSHDDWTRRVDRTWEICIERINRYAMHRAARLVDRGQLIFLDRFQAILDAYRTGAMQYGCFVARKPSAD, from the coding sequence ATGATTGACTGTCCTGGCGTGAAGAAGCAGGTGATCCGTCGGCACTACAACGTGTCGACGCTGTTCTACCGGCTGCTGTGGGGGCGGCACATCCACCACGGCTACTGGGTCACAGGCGACGAGTCGCCCGCGTTGGCGCAGGACCAGTTGACCGACGCCTTGGCGGACGCCGCCGGCGTGGCGGAGGGGGCGTCGTTGATCGACGTGGGCTGCGGGATGGGCGGCTCATCGCGGCGGCTAGCCAAACTGCGCGGGTGCGACGCAACCGGCGTCACGATCAGCTCGTTCCAGAAACGGTGGGCCACGATGGCCGCGTGGCGAGAAGGGCTGTCCGGCAAGACGCGGTTCCTGTGCGCCGACGCCGAGTCGGTCGATTTTCCGGCGGGGTCGGTCGACCTGGTCTGGAGCGTGGAGTGCACCGAGCACTTGTTCGACAAGCCCGCGTTCTTCCGGCGGGCCGCCGGCTGGGTGCGGCCGGGCGGCACGATGGCCATCTGCGCCTGGCTGGCCGGTCCCGACCTAACCGAAGAGCAACGCAAGCTGGTCTACGAGGTGTGCGAAGGGATGTTCTGCCCATCGCTGGGGACCAGCGACGACTACCAGCAGTGGATGACCGACGCCGGGCTTGAGATGGTGAGCCACGACGACTGGACCCGCCGAGTCGACCGCACTTGGGAGATCTGCATCGAACGGATCAACCGCTACGCAATGCACCGCGCCGCGCGGCTGGTGGACCGGGGGCAGCTGATCTTCCTCGATCGGTTCCAGGCGATCCTGGACGCTTACCGCACCGGCGCCATGCAGTACGGCTGCTTCGTGGCTCGGAAGCCGAGTGCGGACTAG
- a CDS encoding DUF1559 domain-containing protein, translating into MRTTMKRGGGFTLVELLVVIAIIGVLIALLLPAVQAAREAARRSQCVNNLRQLGIAMMNYEGTYKGLPPIAVSWGPAEYAARGGGPGNWYDDHGWYIPVMPYLEEQAVADLAHPDLSFSDAANEAARKAKVPMMACPSDIGLQENEWTIPTWARVRSNYVVNGGNTVYGQYTIGSAAATFPAYIPSGGAPFIPSKPGKLSKIIDGTSKTLMMSELLVLPTTAGWGGPYSDAQTALGGQQFNGINTPNFPGSLSITHGYDAVARVNEWWGNVQSGWRDQGIPLPPNTNAPKQATALASARGGANDLPKFQDPSNTIHTHISARSKHVGGVNASRCDGSVDFYTDGIDRYLWNSLTSAAGEEVVADN; encoded by the coding sequence ATGAGAACCACTATGAAACGAGGCGGCGGTTTTACGCTCGTCGAGTTGCTGGTCGTGATCGCGATCATCGGCGTGTTGATCGCCCTGCTGCTCCCCGCCGTGCAGGCCGCTCGCGAAGCGGCCCGCCGCTCGCAGTGCGTCAACAACCTCCGCCAGCTCGGCATCGCGATGATGAACTACGAGGGCACCTACAAGGGGCTCCCGCCGATCGCCGTTAGCTGGGGCCCGGCTGAATACGCCGCCCGCGGCGGCGGGCCGGGCAACTGGTACGACGACCACGGGTGGTACATCCCCGTGATGCCCTACCTCGAGGAGCAGGCCGTAGCCGACTTAGCCCACCCCGACCTCTCCTTTAGCGACGCCGCGAACGAGGCCGCACGCAAGGCCAAGGTGCCGATGATGGCTTGTCCATCGGACATCGGCCTGCAAGAGAACGAGTGGACGATCCCCACCTGGGCCCGCGTCCGCTCCAACTATGTGGTTAACGGCGGGAATACTGTCTACGGCCAGTACACCATCGGCAGTGCAGCCGCTACGTTCCCAGCCTATATTCCTTCGGGCGGCGCACCGTTCATCCCCAGCAAACCGGGTAAGCTGTCAAAGATCATCGACGGCACGTCGAAGACTCTGATGATGTCCGAGTTGCTTGTGCTCCCAACCACCGCGGGCTGGGGAGGGCCCTATTCAGACGCCCAGACCGCGCTCGGTGGTCAACAGTTTAACGGCATCAATACCCCCAACTTTCCTGGCAGCCTCAGCATAACGCACGGGTACGACGCGGTCGCCCGGGTAAACGAGTGGTGGGGCAACGTGCAGTCCGGCTGGCGAGACCAGGGCATCCCCCTGCCACCTAACACGAACGCTCCCAAGCAGGCCACCGCTCTTGCGAGTGCCCGCGGCGGCGCCAATGACCTACCCAAATTCCAAGATCCCTCCAACACGATCCACACCCACATTTCCGCACGCAGCAAGCACGTGGGCGGGGTCAACGCTTCGCGGTGCGATGGTTCGGTGGATTTCTATACCGACGGAATCGACCGCTACCTCTGGAACTCGCTCACCTCGGCAGCCGGCGAGGAAGTGGTAGCTGATAATTAG
- a CDS encoding AraC family transcriptional regulator has protein sequence MLTAPQVALLIETARGYGRDVALGIARFARLHGPWSFHVTPGDFKQVFPQEEYWTGDGVFARLASTEIEGKLLAANLPTIALDMSEEQLQPENPLSAFSDLRVDSEAAARMAALHLLERKYPTYAFVGSAGAVWSDRRQREFCETIHSHGFDTHVYRPQEHTQTPVWEREMPALTDWVANLPKPVGVMACNDECGLHVLDACRRAGLRVPEEVAVIGVDNDALLCELCSPGLSSVVLNGVEGGYRAAEYLDKLMRGEARGAKTIMVNALRVETRQSTELQVVGNQQVTSAQAYINQTRGKALSADDVADHARVTRRELDAMFRDTLGRSIAAEIQRVRLEHARRLLEETDHPIPNIAEAAGYSSASYMIQVFRRELGTTPSKYRLGVRSLSIAGAKRGGSPMH, from the coding sequence ATGCTCACCGCTCCTCAAGTCGCACTGCTGATTGAAACCGCCCGTGGTTACGGCCGCGACGTTGCGCTCGGCATCGCGCGCTTCGCCCGCCTGCACGGGCCCTGGAGTTTCCACGTGACACCGGGCGACTTTAAGCAGGTGTTTCCGCAGGAGGAGTACTGGACCGGCGACGGCGTCTTCGCGCGACTGGCCAGCACCGAGATTGAGGGCAAGCTGTTGGCAGCCAACCTGCCAACGATAGCGCTAGACATGAGCGAGGAGCAGCTGCAGCCAGAGAACCCGCTGTCGGCCTTCTCCGACCTGCGGGTCGATTCGGAGGCGGCTGCCCGCATGGCGGCGTTGCACCTCTTGGAGCGGAAGTACCCCACCTACGCGTTTGTAGGCTCTGCCGGCGCCGTCTGGAGCGACCGGCGTCAGCGGGAGTTCTGCGAGACCATCCACTCGCACGGCTTCGATACCCACGTCTACCGGCCTCAGGAGCACACCCAGACGCCTGTCTGGGAGCGGGAGATGCCGGCCCTGACCGACTGGGTCGCCAACCTGCCCAAGCCAGTGGGCGTGATGGCCTGCAACGACGAGTGCGGGCTGCACGTGCTGGACGCCTGCCGGCGGGCCGGGCTCCGCGTGCCGGAAGAAGTGGCCGTGATCGGCGTCGACAACGACGCCCTGCTCTGTGAGCTCTGCAGCCCGGGCCTGTCGAGCGTCGTGCTCAACGGCGTTGAAGGCGGCTACCGCGCGGCCGAGTACCTGGACAAGCTGATGCGGGGCGAGGCCCGCGGCGCCAAGACGATCATGGTCAATGCCCTGCGAGTCGAGACCCGCCAGTCGACCGAGCTGCAGGTGGTCGGCAACCAGCAGGTCACGTCCGCCCAAGCGTACATCAATCAGACCCGCGGCAAGGCGCTCTCCGCCGACGACGTGGCCGATCACGCCCGCGTGACTCGGCGCGAACTGGACGCCATGTTCCGCGACACGCTGGGCCGTTCGATCGCCGCTGAGATCCAGAGGGTGCGGCTGGAGCACGCCCGCCGGCTGCTGGAAGAGACCGATCACCCGATCCCCAACATCGCCGAAGCGGCGGGCTACAGCTCGGCCAGCTACATGATCCAGGTGTTCCGCCGAGAACTCGGCACCACGCCCTCCAAGTACCGCTTGGGCGTGCGATCCCTGAGCATCGCTGGCGCCAAACGCGGCGGCAGCCCGATGCACTAA
- a CDS encoding LamG domain-containing protein, with protein sequence MSRLTHRTWNPAAPALAAVVVAGMCLSPAHGVITHQYLFNSGNGTEVLDSVGSAHGSTHDGVAGMSPFVNTAQSRLTLNGTSSHAQLPAAQIAINTYSALTLEMWMAQTGNVNQFTFAAGFGRTSDGSNGESANLGYDYLMMQPTRGPADQGSRGAISLGTFDGEVGVTDGNRDLNDGGLHHVVMTVTDTELGYYVDGVQIGTAPLSTESGPSLSTVSNDLAYLGRALYPDPYMQGSIYEFSIWDEALSELDVATRFSAGCVDTCGERYLEIDRVTGEATLVNTLANERFYTYTLESAAGALNPVGWNSIADTGDSDSGGSIDPNDVWLETSSLPTNLSENEPIDGGGDDGALMGSGFSLGNIWSKSRFEDLTMQVTILEADLVTERIEPIAVRFVGNNDQPFSRSDLDVDGDIDADDYAALLSNHLTAIPGTTAFETAPFGDLDGDLDNDFNDFRLFKNDFIAANGAEAFAALGATPAPEPTAALLALLALTPAAVRRRS encoded by the coding sequence ATGTCTCGTCTCACGCACCGCACCTGGAATCCAGCGGCTCCTGCATTGGCAGCTGTGGTTGTCGCAGGGATGTGTCTGTCGCCCGCGCACGGCGTCATCACCCATCAGTACCTCTTCAACTCGGGCAACGGCACCGAAGTTCTGGACTCGGTAGGGTCCGCCCACGGGTCCACCCACGACGGCGTCGCCGGGATGTCGCCCTTTGTCAACACGGCTCAGAGCCGACTGACGCTCAACGGGACTTCGTCTCACGCCCAACTGCCCGCCGCCCAGATCGCAATCAACACCTATAGCGCTCTCACGCTCGAGATGTGGATGGCCCAGACGGGGAACGTGAACCAATTCACGTTCGCCGCCGGCTTCGGCCGCACGAGCGACGGCTCGAACGGCGAGTCCGCCAACCTCGGCTACGACTACCTGATGATGCAGCCGACTCGCGGACCAGCCGACCAGGGCAGCCGCGGCGCCATCTCGCTGGGAACGTTCGACGGCGAGGTGGGCGTCACTGACGGCAACCGTGACCTCAACGACGGCGGCCTGCACCACGTGGTGATGACCGTTACTGACACCGAGTTGGGCTACTACGTTGACGGCGTGCAGATTGGCACCGCTCCGTTGAGCACCGAGTCCGGCCCGTCGCTAAGCACGGTCAGCAACGACCTGGCCTACCTTGGCCGCGCCCTGTACCCGGACCCGTACATGCAAGGCTCGATCTACGAGTTCAGCATCTGGGACGAGGCGCTGAGCGAGCTTGATGTCGCCACCCGCTTCTCGGCCGGCTGCGTCGACACCTGTGGTGAACGGTATCTGGAAATTGACCGTGTGACGGGTGAGGCGACGTTGGTGAACACGCTCGCCAACGAGCGGTTCTACACCTACACCCTTGAGTCCGCGGCCGGCGCGTTGAACCCGGTCGGCTGGAATTCGATCGCCGACACCGGCGACTCGGACAGCGGCGGCTCCATCGACCCCAACGATGTATGGCTAGAAACCTCCAGCCTGCCGACCAACCTGTCGGAGAACGAGCCCATCGATGGCGGCGGCGACGACGGCGCTCTGATGGGTTCCGGATTCTCGCTTGGAAATATCTGGAGCAAGTCCCGCTTTGAGGACCTGACGATGCAGGTCACGATCCTGGAGGCCGACCTGGTCACGGAGCGGATCGAGCCGATCGCCGTGCGCTTCGTCGGCAACAACGACCAGCCGTTCAGCCGCAGCGACCTGGACGTCGACGGCGACATCGACGCCGACGACTACGCCGCGCTGCTGTCGAATCACCTGACCGCGATCCCGGGGACCACCGCGTTCGAGACCGCCCCCTTCGGCGACCTCGACGGCGACCTGGACAACGACTTCAACGACTTCCGCCTGTTCAAGAACGACTTCATCGCCGCCAACGGCGCCGAGGCGTTCGCGGCCCTGGGCGCCACGCCGGCCCCCGAGCCGACGGCGGCCCTGCTGGCCCTGCTGGCCCTGACGCCGGCAGCCGTTCGTCGTCGTAGTTAG